TCAAGCAGCTGAATCGGGGACAGCAGAATGTAGATCGGGGCCGGAACACCCTTCGGGAAGATCTCATCCCTCAGGAAGTGGCCGAGGCCCTTTTCACGAATGCCTGCAATCCAGTATTGGCAGAAGCACCACATGGCGAATACCAGCGGCAGCGTAATGGTTGCGCTTGCCGCGATATTGAAGCCTGGGATGATGCCACACAGATTGAAGACCAACAACGTGCAGAACACGGTGGTGATCATCGGCACATAACGCTTGCCGCGCAGCTCGCCCATCACCTGATAGACGATGTTGTCACGGACGAATTCGATCAACCATTCGACTGCTCCCTGCCAACGGCTGGGGATGAGCTTTGCACGGCTTGCCGTAATTCCGAGAACCAGCAACATGATGACGGTCGCAAGGATGCGAACGAGGATGATGCGGTTGATGGCGAACGGCGTGCCCTGAAAAACGAACGGATCGGGAAGGAAGTCATCGACACTGGGCATTTCGGGACCATCAGCGATGGTCAGCATGCCCTTTCCCAATGCACCAATCATTCACGCCTCCTGCTCTTGTGTCAGCTGTTAGTTTAACCCAACAACCGAGTCGAATGTGACGTTCTGGTT
This window of the Bifidobacterium pseudocatenulatum DSM 20438 = JCM 1200 = LMG 10505 genome carries:
- the atpB gene encoding F0F1 ATP synthase subunit A — protein: MIGALGKGMLTIADGPEMPSVDDFLPDPFVFQGTPFAINRIILVRILATVIMLLVLGITASRAKLIPSRWQGAVEWLIEFVRDNIVYQVMGELRGKRYVPMITTVFCTLLVFNLCGIIPGFNIAASATITLPLVFAMWCFCQYWIAGIREKGLGHFLRDEIFPKGVPAPIYILLSPIQLLELLIIRPFSLTIRLFANMVSGHLILALCLSATQYFLIDVVNKVFMPFGVVTFAAGMFMFLFEALVACLQAYIFAILTTAYINMSYPEID